The Phycisphaeraceae bacterium genome contains the following window.
CGAAGAGGAGGCTGAGAGCGGCGTGTTCGTGCGAGCCGAGCGTGTCGGCGAGTCGAATGGTTTGGGCAAAGAATGCGTCGAATGCCAGGCCTGCGATGACGGCGACGGTTGCGATGACGGCGAGGTAGATTGCGGTCGCGCGCAGGCCGAGGTCTTTGAGCGCCCAGGTGATGGTTGCGACGTTGGTGGCGGGTCCGGCGAGGAGGAGGACGAGTGCGGCACCGGGGCTGAGGCCTGCGGCGACGAGGGTGAAGGCGAGGGGCGTTGAGCTGGTGGCGCAGATGTAGAGGGGGATGCCGACGAGGAGCATGAGAAGCATGGGCGCGAGGCCGGTGCCGATGTTGGACTCGATCCAGCCGAGAGGAAGTGCTGCGGTCACAGCGGCTGCGGCGATGAAGCCGATGGCGAGCCACGGGGCGAGATCCATGGGCATGGTGACAAAGCCGTGGCGAAATGCGGAGCGGAGGCGCTGAGCGAGAGTGGGCGCGGCTGCGGGCGCGGAGTGGCAGCAGGCTTTTGGCGCGGGCGTGGCGTGTGTCTGGCAACACGACGTTGGCTCGATCTTTTGTTCTCCGATGGTGATAGTGCGGGGCTCGGGGTTTTTTCGGTTTGTGAGTTCGATGAGCAGGCCCGCGGTGAAAGCGGTGATGATGGCGATGACGGGGCGTGTGAAGGCGTAGAACGGGCCGAAGAGTGCCCAGGTGAGCGGGATGGATTCTTCGCCGGTTTGCGGGGTGGAGATGGCAAATGCGGCAGCGGAGCCTTTGGAGGCGCCGTCTTTGCGGAGGCTTGCGGCGACGGGGATGACGCTGCATGAGCAGAGGGGGAGGGGGATTCCCAGGAGGCTGGCTTTGAGGATTGGCCAGGGGCCTGAGCCGGCGAGGTGGCGGGTGAGGAAGGACTTTGGGACGAGGGCGTGAACGGCTCCGGCCATGGCGAAGCCGACGATAAGCCAGAGGCCCGATTCGTGGATCAGGGCCCAGAAGGATTGCCACCATGCTGCGAGAAAGGTCATGCAAGGACTGTACGTTCGCTGGGCGAGAGGGAAGGATGAGGCATGCCAGGATGGACACGGGCGGAGGAATTGCTGGAAGCCGAATTGCGGCAGTGTGCCGAGGCGGGGCAGGATGCGTCACGGCTGATTGAAGCGGTCAGGGCGCGTGAAGCGGGCGATGCGAATGCGTTGCTGGCGGCGTTGGATGCGATGGCGGCGGCAGGAATTGAGGATCCTCCGGGCGAGCCGAGCGAGATAGAGGGCATCGAAGCGCTGGCGGCGGGTGCTGTGGATCCGGGGTGCGAGCTGAATGATGAGGCGTTGTTCGATCGCCTGCATGGGGCGTGGCTTGGCCGGTGCGTGGGTTGTGCGCTGGGCAAGCCACTGGAAGAGTTCATGCATCCGGCTGGGGGATTGACGAGTCGCGAGCGTGTGCGGGTGTATGTCGAAGGGACAGGGCCGGGCGAGTATCCGATTCGCGATTTTGTGCGCCTGCGGTCGGCGAGCGAGGCGCGTACGGGCAATTCATGCTGCCCGCGGTCGACGCGCGAGGGCGTCGTGTGCATGGAGCCGGACGATGACATGCGCTACACAGTGCTGGCGACCAGGGTGCTCGAAGAGTCGGGGGCGGAGTTTGAATCGTGGGATGTGGCGCGGGCGTGGATGCGGCACTTGCCATACATGTCGGTGTGTACTGCTGAGACGCAGGCGTACAGGAATCTTGTGGAGCGGTGCGAGTTTCATCTCGGTTCAGACTGGTCGCGGGAGCGGCAGGCGGTGGATTGGGCGTGGGTGCGCACGCGGCAGAACCCGTATCGGGAATGGGTGGGGGCGGCGATTCGGGCCGATGCATATGGGTATGCGTGCCCGGGAGAGCCGAAGCGGGCGGCGAGGCTGGCTTATCGTGACGCGCGCATCAGCCATACGGGCAACGGCATCTATGGCGCGATGTTTGTTGCAGGAATTGTGGCGGCGGCCTTGGTGCTGAGTGATGCGTGCGAGGTGGTGGAGGCGGGGCTGGCGTGTGTGCCGGGCGATTCAAGGCTTGCGCGGGCTGTGCGCGAGTCGGTGCGGGCGTGTGCCAGTGCGGCTGATGATGAGGCGGCGCTAGACGCGGTGGACAGGATCGTTGCTGGGCTTGACGCGGCGCACGCGATTGTGCATGCGGTGATCGTGGCGGCGGCGCTGGTGCGTGGGGGAAGCGATGCGATGCGTGTGCTGTCGATCGCGGTTGGTGCAGGGCGGGACACGGATTGCAACGGGGCGACGGCAGGCTCGATCGTGGGGGCGATGGTGGGGGCGTCGGGCGTGCCGGGGCACATGTCCGGGCGGCTTTGCGATGCCTTGGAGACGGGGCTGGGCGATGAGGGGCGGGTGTCAATTCGCGCGATGGCGAAGCGTTCGCTGGAGATTGTGGGGTGTGTTCGGTCTGGTGGGCGGTCTGGTGGGCGGGCGTCTACGATCGGGGACTGACGGGAGGTTTTACGCATGCCCTATACGCTGCGGCCCGAGGACGGGCTGACGGTCGATGCCGACACGATCAACTACATCAATCAGCACGTGGATACGGGCGATCGGTGGGTGCTGAACTTCGGGCCTCAGCACCCGGCGACGCATACGACGCTGCGGCTGGTGCTGGAACTTGATGGCGAGCGCATCGCGCGGTGTACGCCGCACATCGGGTATCTGCACTCGGGCTTTGAGAAGCTGGGCGAACATCTGGATTACAACCAGTACGTGACGATCGTGAGCCGGATGAATTATCTGAGCCCGATCAGCAACGACATCTGCTGGCACCACGCGGTGGAGACGCTCTTCGGGATCGAGATCACGCCTCGGTGCAAGGCGGTGCGGACGATCATGGCCGAACTGGGGCGGATTCAGGACCATCTGTTGTGTCTGGGGGCTGCGGCGCTGGATCTTGGGGCGTTTACGGGGTTTCTGTATGCGTTCAATCCGCGCGAGAAGATCTACGACATCTGCGATTTCATTTCAGGCCAGCGGTTTCACCCGGACTGGTCGCGCGTAGGCGGGGCGAGTCAGGATCTGCCGGATGAAGAGACGTTCAAGAGGCTGGTCAAGAACTTCATACACGATGATTTGTCGACGGCGCTGAAGGATCTGGACGGGCTGGTGAGTCGGAACCGGATCTTCATCGACCGGACGCAGGGTGTTGGCGTGCTGACGCACGATGAGGCGCTGGCGTGGAGCACTTCGGGACCGATCGCGCGGGCGAGCGGGGTGCGTCGGGATCTGCGTAAGGATGAGCCGTATCTGTGCTATGCGAACAACTGGGATGGGCAGGGTGCCGAGGCGGTGAAGTTCAGCGTGCCTCTGGCGAGCGAGGGCGATGTGTACGCGCGGTTCCAGGTTCGGCTTGAAGAGGCCAAACAGGCGATTGCGATCATCGATCAGTTGATTGATCGCATCCCGCAGGGTCCGATGGATGTGTTCAGCGATTCGAAGATGGTCAAGCCGGCCAAGAAGGATGTGTACGGGTCGATTGAGGGGTTGATTCAGCACTTCGAGTTGATCATGAGCAACCGGGGGTGGAAGCCGCCGGTGGCCGAGGCGTATGGGGCGAACGAGACTGCGAACGGGGAGCTTGGGTACTACATCGTGTCGGATGGTTCGCCGCGATCGTGGCGTGCGCGGACTCGGCCTCCGAGTTTTATCAACTATCAGGTGATGGCGTTGCTGATCGAGGGGCACATGCTTGCGGACATCGTTGCGGTGCTTGGGAGTTTGAATATTGTGGCGGCGGAACTGGACCGCTGAAGCGTGTGGGTGAGTGTGGAGAATCGGCGATGCAGAAGGCTGGGCAAAACATTAGGAAGAACATTGGAGTGGCAGCGTTGACGGCGGTCGCGCTGGCGGCGAGCGGGTGCGGGGGCCGATCGGTCACGGTGCGCAACGCGACGAGCAAGTCGATCGAGGTGCGGGTGGTGCATGATGCGTTTTTGAGCGGGGATCGGACGCTGGGGTCGGCGCGGATTGCGCCGGATTCGACCGAATCGTTCGGGCCCTTCAAGGGGGTGCCGTTGCTTGATCCGGTCGATGTCGAGGTGAGTTTTACTTCCTCGGTCGGTGATTTGCCGGTGAAGCATCGTGTGGACAAGAAGAACGTGAGCCTGGTTGTGGAATCGGCGGGGCTGGAGACATGGACTGGGCTGGCGATCCGGCGTGAGGACAGGCGGTTCCGCTAGGCAACTTGCAGGGCGGGGCGGTTGTGGTACACTGGGGCCTGAGAACGGGCTGAGCAGGCCCAGGAAGGAAGCGTCGATGGACATGCCTCAATCGGGCGGGGGGTACGCTCCGCATCGCGGCGTCATGTTGCTGGTGCTGGGGATTCTGAGCATTGTGTTTTGTCAGATTCTCGGGCCTATCGCCTGGATCATGGGCAAGGGCGATCTTGCGAAGATCAATGCGGGGCAGATGGATCCGACCGGTCGCGACCTGACGAAGGTCGGGATGATCTGCGGCATCATCGGGACGGTGCTGCTGGCACTCTCGGTGGTGCTCTCGCTGTTGTGGGTGGTGTTCGTGCTGATACTGGGCGCGGGGATGGTGGCGGGCGCGCCCTGATCAGAAAGATGAGGCGGAATGCGACTGGGCGCAGAACGGTCGCGGCGCGTGCTTCCGATGTGGCCGGTGCTGGTGATCGTTGCGATCGGCGCCGGGATTGCGCTGTTGCATGTGCTGTCGCGGGGGTCGTCGATTGTGTGCACGACGCGGCGGCTGACGGGTGTGCCGTGCCCGACGTGTGGGAGCACGCGCGCGGTGATGGCGATGGTGCGCGGTGATGTTTCGGGGGCGCTGGCGTACAACCCGCTGACTGTTGTGGCGCTGGCATGCGTCGGGGTGGTGCTGGGCCTGCGCGTGGGGTTTGGGCGGCAGGTGCGGCTTGAGGCGAGCGGGCGCGAGTGGACGCTGCTGGCGGCGGGGTTGCTGGTCTTGCTGGGGATCAACTGGGCGTGGGTGCTCTGGCGTCACGGAATGCTGTAAGATGCGTTCCTTCGCGTGTTCGGGCGGCCGTGACCGGCTGAGCGCGATGGCCAGCATAAGGCAGAGAGATCCATGAGCAGCACACCCGATACGCCCCAATCGGCACCGACAGAGGGCAAGAAGAAGTTCCGCCTGCTTGACGTGGTCGAGATCGCGGGGAATCGGCTGCCCGATCCTTCGATTCTGTTTCTGATCGGCGCGCTGCTGGTGATGGTGGCGTCGGCGGCGGCGAGCCTCGGCGGGTGGGAGGTCGTCAAGAAGGTGCCGATGCAGGTGACCGATGCGGCGGGGGTCGTGTCGCTCGAACTGGTGCCGGCGATGAAGTCGGTCACGACGGTGACGGACGCGGGCGAGACGATCGTGTCGCAGGAGCCCGAGGTGTTGCGGGCGGTGAATCTGCTCACGAGCGACGGGATCTACTGGGCCCTGCGGACGATGGTGCGCAACTTCATGGACTTCCCGCCGCTGGGGATTGTGCTGGTGGGGATGCTGGGCATCGGCGTGGCCGAGCGGACAGGCCTGATCGCGGCGCTCCTCAAGATCTTCATGCTCATCACGCCC
Protein-coding sequences here:
- a CDS encoding SO_0444 family Cu/Zn efflux transporter, translating into MTFLAAWWQSFWALIHESGLWLIVGFAMAGAVHALVPKSFLTRHLAGSGPWPILKASLLGIPLPLCSCSVIPVAASLRKDGASKGSAAAFAISTPQTGEESIPLTWALFGPFYAFTRPVIAIITAFTAGLLIELTNRKNPEPRTITIGEQKIEPTSCCQTHATPAPKACCHSAPAAAPTLAQRLRSAFRHGFVTMPMDLAPWLAIGFIAAAAVTAALPLGWIESNIGTGLAPMLLMLLVGIPLYICATSSTPLAFTLVAAGLSPGAALVLLLAGPATNVATITWALKDLGLRATAIYLAVIATVAVIAGLAFDAFFAQTIRLADTLGSHEHAALSLLFAIGSILFTMLLAWCLTMRIWDATVAGRACHIEPAPSKSCCSSHEKHAS
- a CDS encoding ADP-ribosylglycohydrolase family protein, coding for MPGWTRAEELLEAELRQCAEAGQDASRLIEAVRAREAGDANALLAALDAMAAAGIEDPPGEPSEIEGIEALAAGAVDPGCELNDEALFDRLHGAWLGRCVGCALGKPLEEFMHPAGGLTSRERVRVYVEGTGPGEYPIRDFVRLRSASEARTGNSCCPRSTREGVVCMEPDDDMRYTVLATRVLEESGAEFESWDVARAWMRHLPYMSVCTAETQAYRNLVERCEFHLGSDWSRERQAVDWAWVRTRQNPYREWVGAAIRADAYGYACPGEPKRAARLAYRDARISHTGNGIYGAMFVAGIVAAALVLSDACEVVEAGLACVPGDSRLARAVRESVRACASAADDEAALDAVDRIVAGLDAAHAIVHAVIVAAALVRGGSDAMRVLSIAVGAGRDTDCNGATAGSIVGAMVGASGVPGHMSGRLCDALETGLGDEGRVSIRAMAKRSLEIVGCVRSGGRSGGRASTIGD
- a CDS encoding NADH-quinone oxidoreductase subunit D translates to MPYTLRPEDGLTVDADTINYINQHVDTGDRWVLNFGPQHPATHTTLRLVLELDGERIARCTPHIGYLHSGFEKLGEHLDYNQYVTIVSRMNYLSPISNDICWHHAVETLFGIEITPRCKAVRTIMAELGRIQDHLLCLGAAALDLGAFTGFLYAFNPREKIYDICDFISGQRFHPDWSRVGGASQDLPDEETFKRLVKNFIHDDLSTALKDLDGLVSRNRIFIDRTQGVGVLTHDEALAWSTSGPIARASGVRRDLRKDEPYLCYANNWDGQGAEAVKFSVPLASEGDVYARFQVRLEEAKQAIAIIDQLIDRIPQGPMDVFSDSKMVKPAKKDVYGSIEGLIQHFELIMSNRGWKPPVAEAYGANETANGELGYYIVSDGSPRSWRARTRPPSFINYQVMALLIEGHMLADIVAVLGSLNIVAAELDR
- a CDS encoding DUF2752 domain-containing protein — translated: MRLGAERSRRVLPMWPVLVIVAIGAGIALLHVLSRGSSIVCTTRRLTGVPCPTCGSTRAVMAMVRGDVSGALAYNPLTVVALACVGVVLGLRVGFGRQVRLEASGREWTLLAAGLLVLLGINWAWVLWRHGML